One window from the genome of Hyphomonas neptunium ATCC 15444 encodes:
- the uvrB gene encoding excinuclease ABC subunit UvrB, with product MARSSRPPARGVADASAAFALDGAALDAAGSLPSDQWTPHRPDRDWVKLEGGKRFRVAAEYEPAGDQRTAIPELVEGITAGERDQVLLGATGTGKTFTMAKIIEATQRPALILAPNKTLAAQLYGEFKSFFPDNSVEYFVSYYDYYQPEAYVPRSDLYIEKESSINEAIDRMRHSATRAILERDDVIIVSSVSCLYGIGSVESYTSMTFTLKAGDRIDPKQVTARLVANQYTRNDVAFGRGAFRVKGDVIDIFPAHYEDRAWKLSFFGDELESITEFDPLTGRTMQKLPQVKIYANSHHVTPRPTLNQAIEKIKAELKTTIAHFEKNGKLLEAQRIEQRCTYDLEMLAATGSCNGIENYSRYLTGRKPGEPPPTLFEYLPENALVFTDESHQTIPQIGAMFKGDFSRKSTLAEYGFRLPSCIDNRPLKFDEWDAMRPQTVHVSATPGKWEMERTGGVFTEQVIRPTGLIDPPVEVRPVSNDGANQVDDIMAEAKTAAANGMRTLITTLTKKMAENLTDFLHENGVKVRYMHSDVDTIERIEIIRDLRLGVFDVLVGINLLREGLDIPECGLVGILDADKEGFLRSETSLVQTIGRAARNADAKVILYADRVTGSMQRAMDETSRRREKQMAYNIEHGITPTTIKRAVSDILSELGEKPSASRSRRNRERGVSEEKPLPLRGETGHNLKAAIASLEKQMREAAANLEFETAARLRDEVKRLREEDLGI from the coding sequence ATGGCCCGCTCCTCCCGTCCCCCCGCTCGCGGCGTCGCTGACGCCTCCGCTGCCTTCGCCCTCGACGGCGCCGCGCTCGATGCCGCCGGCAGCCTCCCCTCCGACCAGTGGACACCCCACCGGCCGGACCGCGACTGGGTGAAGCTGGAGGGCGGCAAGCGCTTCCGCGTCGCTGCCGAATACGAGCCCGCCGGCGACCAGCGCACCGCCATCCCCGAACTCGTCGAAGGCATCACCGCCGGCGAGCGCGACCAGGTCCTCCTCGGCGCCACTGGCACGGGCAAGACCTTCACCATGGCCAAGATCATCGAGGCCACCCAGCGCCCCGCGCTCATCCTCGCCCCCAACAAGACCCTCGCCGCCCAGCTCTATGGCGAGTTCAAATCCTTCTTCCCGGACAACTCGGTCGAGTATTTCGTCTCCTATTACGACTACTACCAGCCCGAAGCCTATGTTCCGCGCTCGGACCTTTACATCGAGAAGGAAAGCTCCATCAACGAGGCCATCGACCGGATGCGCCACTCCGCCACCCGCGCCATCCTGGAGCGTGACGACGTCATCATCGTCTCCTCCGTCTCCTGCCTCTATGGCATCGGCTCAGTGGAATCCTACACCTCGATGACCTTCACCCTGAAGGCCGGCGACCGCATCGACCCCAAACAGGTCACCGCTCGCCTCGTCGCCAACCAGTACACCCGCAACGATGTCGCCTTCGGCCGCGGCGCCTTCCGCGTGAAGGGCGACGTCATCGACATCTTCCCCGCCCACTATGAGGACCGCGCCTGGAAGCTCTCCTTCTTCGGCGACGAGCTGGAATCCATCACCGAGTTCGACCCCCTCACCGGGCGCACGATGCAGAAGCTCCCCCAGGTCAAGATCTACGCCAACAGCCACCACGTCACGCCGCGCCCGACGCTCAACCAGGCCATCGAGAAGATCAAGGCGGAGCTGAAGACCACCATCGCCCATTTCGAGAAGAACGGAAAACTCCTCGAAGCCCAGCGCATCGAGCAGCGCTGCACCTACGACCTCGAAATGCTCGCCGCCACCGGCTCCTGCAACGGCATCGAGAACTATTCCCGCTACCTCACCGGCCGCAAGCCCGGCGAGCCGCCCCCCACCCTCTTCGAATACCTGCCCGAGAACGCCCTCGTCTTCACCGACGAGTCCCACCAGACGATCCCCCAGATCGGCGCCATGTTCAAAGGCGACTTCTCGCGCAAGTCCACCCTCGCCGAATACGGCTTCCGCCTGCCTTCCTGCATCGACAACCGCCCCCTCAAATTCGACGAATGGGACGCCATGCGCCCCCAGACGGTCCACGTCTCCGCCACCCCCGGCAAATGGGAAATGGAGCGCACGGGCGGCGTGTTCACCGAACAGGTCATCCGCCCCACCGGCCTTATCGACCCACCCGTCGAAGTCCGCCCCGTCTCCAATGATGGCGCCAACCAGGTCGACGACATCATGGCCGAGGCCAAGACCGCCGCCGCAAACGGCATGCGCACATTGATCACCACCCTGACGAAAAAGATGGCGGAAAACCTGACAGACTTCCTCCACGAAAACGGGGTGAAGGTCCGCTACATGCACTCGGACGTCGACACCATCGAGCGCATCGAGATCATCCGCGATCTGCGCCTCGGCGTGTTCGATGTCCTCGTCGGCATCAACCTGCTGCGCGAGGGGCTCGACATTCCCGAATGCGGCCTCGTCGGCATTCTGGACGCCGACAAGGAAGGGTTCCTGCGTTCAGAGACTTCCCTCGTCCAGACCATCGGCCGCGCCGCACGCAACGCCGACGCAAAAGTCATTCTGTATGCGGACCGGGTCACCGGCTCCATGCAGCGCGCCATGGACGAAACCAGCCGCCGCCGCGAAAAGCAGATGGCCTACAATATCGAACACGGCATCACGCCGACCACGATCAAGCGCGCCGTGTCAGACATCCTCTCCGAACTCGGCGAAAAGCCCTCCGCCAGCCGCTCCCGCCGCAACCGCGAACGCGGCGTCAGCGAAGAAAAGCCCTTGCCACTTCGGGGCGAAACCGGGCACAACCTCAAAGCTGCAATCGCCAGCCTCGAAAAACAGATGCGCGAAGCCGCCGCGAACCTCGAGTTCGAAACGGCCGCCCGCCTTCGGGACGAGGTTAAGCGGCTGCGGGAAGAGGATTTGGGGATTTAG
- a CDS encoding HEPN domain-containing protein, translated as MTMMRTDLDHLPHGKQRELARVTEILFEEFTDAMKGASSPKKKEGRILKIILFGSYARGTWVDEPHTEKGYLSDYDLLIVVNQQSVVDFATYWYRAEDRIMRETGIRTPVNFIVHTMDEVNSALSQGQYFFTDVVKEGVALYDLKGSTQFITPQPQTAEEALATAEKHFEQRIEGVRSALEFFRFGVDAGRYNDASFMLHQAVERLYACLLLVETNYSPSTHSIKFLRSLAEQIDPDLIAVWPRETKQDRRLFELLKRAYVDARYSEHYAITAEELAWLGERAEILRALVEKRASGKIEQLKARALNGD; from the coding sequence ATGACGATGATGCGAACCGACCTCGACCACCTCCCTCATGGCAAGCAGCGCGAACTCGCCCGCGTGACGGAGATCCTGTTCGAGGAATTCACCGACGCCATGAAAGGCGCTTCTTCCCCGAAGAAGAAGGAAGGCCGCATCCTCAAGATTATTCTGTTCGGATCCTATGCGCGCGGCACTTGGGTGGACGAGCCCCACACGGAAAAGGGCTATCTCAGCGACTACGACCTGCTGATCGTCGTCAACCAGCAGAGCGTGGTCGATTTTGCCACCTATTGGTACCGCGCCGAAGACCGGATCATGCGGGAGACCGGGATCAGGACCCCGGTCAATTTCATTGTCCACACGATGGACGAGGTGAACTCCGCCCTCTCCCAGGGCCAGTATTTCTTCACTGACGTCGTCAAAGAGGGCGTCGCGCTCTACGATCTCAAAGGAAGCACGCAGTTTATCACGCCCCAGCCGCAGACGGCGGAAGAGGCACTGGCGACCGCGGAGAAGCATTTTGAGCAACGCATTGAAGGCGTGCGAAGCGCGCTAGAATTCTTCAGATTTGGCGTAGATGCAGGACGTTACAATGATGCGTCGTTCATGCTGCATCAGGCTGTAGAGCGCCTCTACGCTTGCCTGCTCCTTGTAGAGACGAACTATTCGCCTTCGACCCACAGCATCAAGTTCCTCCGCTCGCTGGCTGAGCAGATCGACCCGGACCTGATTGCCGTCTGGCCGCGTGAGACCAAGCAGGACCGGCGGCTGTTTGAATTGCTCAAGCGCGCCTATGTCGATGCGCGGTACTCAGAGCATTATGCTATCACGGCCGAAGAGCTTGCCTGGCTGGGGGAGCGGGCGGAGATCCTGCGAGCACTCGTTGAGAAGCGGGCGAGCGGCAAGATCGAACAATTGAAGGCCAGGGCATTGAACGGGGACTGA